One part of the Sorangiineae bacterium MSr11954 genome encodes these proteins:
- a CDS encoding RNA-binding protein: MGNRLYVGNLSFNATSDSVREAFAAIGEVSDVHLVTDRETGRPRGFAFVTMGSQQEAHKAIAEMNGALVDGRALKVNEAEERQGGGGGFGGGGRGGRNGGGGGGYGGKRW, encoded by the coding sequence ATGGGCAATCGTCTCTACGTCGGCAATCTCTCGTTCAACGCCACCTCCGACTCGGTCCGCGAAGCATTCGCCGCGATTGGTGAAGTTTCGGACGTGCATCTCGTCACGGATCGTGAAACGGGCCGTCCGCGCGGCTTCGCGTTCGTCACCATGGGCTCGCAGCAAGAGGCGCACAAGGCGATCGCCGAGATGAACGGCGCGCTGGTCGACGGTCGCGCGCTCAAGGTGAACGAGGCGGAAGAGCGTCAAGGCGGCGGTGGAGGTTTCGGCGGCGGCGGGCGCGGCGGCCGAAACGGTGGCGGCGGTGGTGGCTACGGCGGCAAGCGCTGGTAG
- a CDS encoding TolC family protein, with protein MANGNLELVAQRANVSIAQAQLGIAKIFPDPVITGGLFQYDVTQKGNPTATVVQLGVPVQLGGKRGARVAVAESGISVAEADLDDFLRLLRSSAAHAYIDSLRARLVVERKRRTLASLESLVAVNVQRLKAGDIGEVLLVQSRVEAAQFRAQVVSADGEVRAADLALLQQMGAAATAHMRRAVELGGDLRTVADRKFQAETLVAFALGHRPDLRSAKKRVALAHTVVDLARANRVIDVTLGATWQHNFPVSGATQMPASDFLGGTLSVPLPFSRIYRGDLDAAHTSEAQSETLARAAEIHVEVEVRQALARYEAASARVKLYTQDVLSDADKVLEKTLYNYQRGGATLVEVLVAQRTVDDVYLSYYDALADSAHTLVGLQQAAAYWDLEL; from the coding sequence GTGGCCAATGGGAACCTCGAGTTGGTGGCGCAGCGGGCCAATGTTTCGATCGCGCAGGCGCAGCTTGGGATTGCAAAGATATTTCCGGATCCGGTGATCACCGGCGGGTTGTTTCAATACGATGTTACGCAAAAGGGCAACCCCACGGCGACGGTGGTGCAGCTCGGGGTGCCGGTGCAGCTCGGGGGCAAGCGGGGCGCGCGGGTGGCGGTGGCGGAGAGCGGCATTTCGGTCGCCGAAGCGGACCTCGACGATTTTTTGCGGCTCTTGCGATCGAGCGCGGCCCACGCGTACATCGACTCGCTCCGCGCGCGCCTGGTGGTGGAGCGCAAACGGCGCACCTTGGCGAGCCTGGAGTCGCTCGTGGCCGTCAATGTGCAGCGGCTGAAGGCGGGCGACATCGGCGAGGTCCTCCTCGTTCAATCGCGCGTCGAAGCCGCCCAGTTTCGCGCCCAGGTCGTATCGGCCGATGGAGAGGTGCGCGCGGCGGATCTGGCGCTGCTCCAGCAAATGGGAGCCGCGGCGACCGCGCACATGCGCCGCGCGGTGGAGCTGGGGGGCGATTTGCGAACGGTGGCGGACCGGAAATTCCAGGCCGAAACGCTGGTGGCGTTCGCATTGGGGCACCGCCCCGATTTGCGCTCCGCCAAGAAGCGGGTGGCGCTGGCGCACACGGTGGTCGACCTCGCGCGGGCCAACCGCGTGATCGACGTGACCCTCGGGGCCACGTGGCAGCACAACTTCCCCGTGTCCGGCGCGACGCAGATGCCAGCCTCGGATTTTTTGGGCGGAACGTTGAGCGTCCCTTTGCCATTTTCGCGCATCTACCGCGGGGATCTGGACGCGGCCCACACGAGCGAGGCGCAGTCGGAGACCCTGGCGCGCGCCGCCGAAATCCACGTCGAGGTGGAGGTGCGGCAGGCGCTCGCGCGCTACGAGGCCGCGTCGGCGCGGGTAAAGTTGTATACGCAAGACGTGCTCTCGGACGCCGATAAGGTGCTGGAGAAGACGCTCTACAATTACCAACGAGGCGGCGCCACGTTGGTCGAAGTGTTGGTCGCGCAGCGCACCGTCGATGACGTTTATTTATCGTATTACGACGCGCTAGCGGATTCGGCGCATACCTTGGTGGGCCTGCAGCAGGCGGCAGCGTATTGGGATTTGGAGCTTTGA
- a CDS encoding APC family permease → MPGPSSSMSAASAPKLHRGLKMLGTLLITLSAISPASSVFIIAPGVMTQAGSGAFWSFVIAGVVGVFMAFVYAELASAYPLSGGEYAIVARTLGRLPGFVALGLLLVTQLLIIAVIALGVGTYLEVLFPGLPGPLVAAVTTGIATVLAVFDVRVNAWITGVFLGIEMIALAVLTVLGLFHPARTMGDLLAHPVVATSAGVAPASAGLIAAASAVAIFSYNGYGSAVYFGEETKNAHRGIARAILWALAITVAAELIPITAVLLGAPSLAELFSAPNMMSYFVTARAGPTVNSVISLAIALAILNAVLAIILITSRMVFSTGRDATWPRAASRGLAAIHPKTGTPWIATIATGMLGMALCFANKDFLLVMTATSIVAVYAALCLAVLAGRRNGSTAHAAYRMPWFPLAPLLALAALVYVTYESALDPAVGRPSLVITVGIGVVSVVYYLAVLRRRGTWELHGSNER, encoded by the coding sequence ATGCCAGGCCCGTCGTCGTCCATGTCCGCCGCGTCCGCACCGAAGCTGCATCGCGGGCTCAAGATGCTCGGCACCCTGCTCATCACGTTGTCGGCCATCTCCCCGGCGTCGTCGGTGTTCATCATCGCGCCCGGTGTGATGACGCAGGCGGGCAGCGGTGCGTTCTGGAGCTTCGTGATCGCCGGTGTCGTGGGCGTGTTCATGGCATTCGTGTACGCCGAGCTGGCGTCGGCTTATCCGCTCAGCGGAGGCGAATACGCGATTGTCGCGCGAACATTGGGCAGGCTGCCGGGGTTCGTGGCATTGGGGTTGCTGCTCGTTACGCAATTGCTCATCATCGCCGTCATCGCGCTGGGCGTCGGGACCTATTTGGAGGTGCTGTTTCCAGGTTTGCCCGGTCCATTGGTGGCGGCCGTGACGACGGGGATCGCGACGGTGCTCGCGGTCTTCGACGTCCGCGTGAACGCGTGGATCACCGGGGTTTTCCTGGGCATCGAGATGATAGCGCTGGCGGTGCTCACCGTGCTCGGTCTGTTCCACCCGGCGCGGACCATGGGCGATCTGCTCGCGCATCCGGTGGTCGCCACATCCGCCGGTGTGGCTCCGGCATCGGCGGGGCTCATTGCTGCCGCATCGGCCGTCGCCATCTTCTCGTACAATGGTTACGGCTCGGCCGTGTACTTTGGTGAGGAGACGAAGAACGCGCACCGCGGTATTGCGCGCGCCATTCTATGGGCGCTGGCGATCACCGTGGCCGCGGAGCTGATTCCCATTACGGCCGTGCTGTTGGGCGCTCCGTCGTTGGCCGAGCTTTTCAGCGCGCCGAACATGATGAGCTACTTCGTCACCGCCCGCGCGGGGCCCACGGTGAACTCCGTGATCAGTTTGGCGATCGCATTGGCGATCCTCAACGCCGTACTGGCCATCATTCTGATCACGTCGCGGATGGTCTTCAGCACCGGCCGCGATGCAACGTGGCCGCGCGCAGCCAGCCGAGGCCTCGCGGCCATCCACCCCAAGACCGGCACGCCGTGGATCGCCACCATCGCCACCGGGATGTTGGGGATGGCCTTGTGTTTCGCGAACAAGGATTTTCTGCTGGTGATGACGGCCACGTCCATCGTCGCCGTCTACGCGGCGCTGTGCCTCGCGGTGCTCGCGGGTCGCCGCAACGGGAGCACGGCGCACGCGGCGTACCGGATGCCGTGGTTTCCGCTCGCGCCCCTGCTCGCATTGGCCGCGCTGGTGTACGTGACGTACGAGAGCGCGCTCGACCCTGCCGTGGGGAGGCCGAGCCTCGTGATCACGGTGGGGATCGGCGTGGTGTCGGTGGTCTACTACCTCGCGGTGCTACGCCGGCGGGGGACCTGGGAGCTGCATGGCTCCAACGAAAGGTGA